In Stieleria varia, one genomic interval encodes:
- a CDS encoding sigma-54 interaction domain-containing protein has product MQEVYRVTRLVAGSNASVLILGETGVGKELIASAVHQLSHRSGGPFVRVNCGALSESLLESELFGHVRGAFTGAVANRTGRFEAADGGSIFLDEINSTSLTLQVKLLRVLQEKEFERVGDTSTLNADVRVIAASNRDLMGQVKQDLFREDLYWRLNVVPIEIPPLRKRREDIPSLVSYFLEYYNEINDRYVVHIGPGTMEALQQYHWPGNVRELQNYIERAVVMADNDELTLDLLPRCVTSDSPDHRDLGITGNDAASLTRQVVMQGLGEVGSESTDVHSKIVDRVEKELIAQVLEACGGVQTKAAVRLGMNRNTLHKKIRDYGLGD; this is encoded by the coding sequence ATGCAGGAAGTCTATCGCGTCACCCGATTGGTTGCCGGCAGCAATGCGTCGGTCCTGATCCTCGGGGAAACGGGCGTGGGCAAGGAGTTGATCGCCAGTGCGGTACACCAGTTGAGCCATCGCAGTGGTGGCCCCTTCGTCCGAGTCAACTGCGGAGCACTGAGCGAGAGCTTGCTGGAAAGCGAACTCTTTGGCCACGTCCGTGGGGCTTTCACGGGTGCCGTTGCCAACCGCACCGGCCGATTCGAGGCCGCCGATGGAGGATCAATCTTCCTCGACGAGATCAACAGCACGTCACTGACATTGCAAGTCAAACTGCTGAGGGTTCTGCAAGAAAAGGAGTTTGAACGCGTTGGTGATACCAGCACCTTGAATGCGGATGTGCGAGTCATCGCGGCGAGCAATCGTGACCTGATGGGCCAAGTCAAACAAGACCTATTTCGCGAGGACCTCTATTGGCGTTTGAACGTCGTTCCCATCGAGATTCCTCCGCTACGAAAACGCAGGGAAGACATCCCATCTTTGGTGTCGTACTTTTTGGAATACTACAACGAAATCAATGATCGCTACGTCGTTCACATCGGCCCGGGAACCATGGAAGCATTGCAGCAGTATCATTGGCCGGGAAACGTCCGTGAGCTGCAAAACTACATTGAACGCGCCGTGGTAATGGCGGATAACGATGAATTGACGCTCGACCTGTTGCCGCGGTGCGTGACAAGCGACTCACCCGATCACCGTGACTTGGGCATCACCGGAAATGATGCCGCCTCGCTGACGCGACAGGTTGTGATGCAAGGACTCGGAGAAGTAGGCAGCGAATCCACCGACGTTCACAGCAAGATCGTCGATCGTGTCGAAAAGGAATTGATCGCTCAAGTACTGGAGGCCTGCGGAGGGGTGCAGACGAAAGCGGCTGTTCGGCTCGGAATGAATCGCAACACCCTGCACAAGAAGATCAGGGACTATGGACTGGGCGACTGA
- a CDS encoding pyroglutamyl-peptidase I, whose amino-acid sequence MTRILLTAFEAYDRWPDNSSWLSLIDLTSWYDGDLDLVTRRYPVDLTRMSQMLRDELRSGYDFAIHLGQSPGATVIKLESMGLNVRTDGSPLIGGGPQAYRSSLNLAECSSILADAGIPSEVSHHAGTYLCNAAMYLSQHYCSEMGLPTKSLFIHLPLTPGQVARDGSRLASMSTPMCSAAIAMLVEHIAK is encoded by the coding sequence GTGACTCGAATATTGCTGACCGCCTTCGAGGCCTATGATCGGTGGCCAGACAACTCCAGTTGGTTGTCGCTGATCGATTTGACGAGCTGGTACGACGGTGATTTGGACTTGGTGACTCGCCGTTACCCGGTCGACTTGACCCGGATGAGCCAGATGCTCAGGGATGAGCTGAGGTCGGGTTATGATTTTGCCATCCATTTGGGACAGTCCCCGGGGGCGACCGTGATCAAGCTCGAATCGATGGGACTCAACGTCAGAACCGATGGCAGCCCGCTGATCGGTGGAGGGCCTCAAGCCTATCGTTCTTCACTCAATCTTGCTGAATGCTCGTCCATTCTTGCTGATGCCGGAATCCCCAGCGAAGTATCCCATCACGCGGGCACCTATCTCTGTAATGCTGCGATGTATCTCAGCCAGCATTATTGCAGCGAAATGGGACTACCTACCAAGAGCCTGTTCATCCACCTGCCGTTGACGCCGGGACAGGTCGCCAGGGATGGCAGCCGCTTGGCCAGCATGAGCACACCCATGTGCAGTGCGGCGATCGCGATGTTGGTAGAGCACATCGCGAAATAG
- a CDS encoding sulfatase family protein yields MIQFPAWTSTDCLRSFLLHLRLTTSTNASVVVAALLFQSLVLQSPLALSASAESVQRPNIVLVMTDDQGWGQTGYYNHPVLKTPNLDAMAASGLRFDRFYAGAPVCSPTRACVLTGRANDRTGVLSHGYALRRQEITLPQILRQHGYTTGHFGKWHLNGYRGPGAPILHSDDHNPGEFGFDDWLSVTNFFDRDPIMSRKGKFEEFQGDSSEIVVSEASKFITRQARSGKPFLAVLWFGSPHDPFLAADDDRGEFSELDPPSQHHYGELVAMDRSVGTLRKNLRELGIQKETLVWFCSDNGGLPKIKPDTVGGLRGNKGTVYEGGLRVPGIIEWEGRIDPRISRYPASVLDILPTVLELTQTPYPYPQRPLDGLSLVTVFDQEPARREKPIPFRQGGKAAWVDNRYKLLTTKMDSGKYELYDLESDPNETKDLFSDRSDLAGDMVHAFTQWSEGVDASVSGRDYPSGKVDAGEPEPRFWTQTEEYQPYLEQWADRWEYKSRLKPKANPKKSAKGAAAK; encoded by the coding sequence ATGATTCAGTTCCCTGCTTGGACGAGTACCGATTGCCTTCGGTCGTTTCTGCTTCATTTGCGGCTGACAACAAGCACAAACGCATCCGTCGTCGTTGCCGCTTTGTTGTTCCAATCCCTGGTGCTGCAGTCTCCGCTCGCGCTCTCTGCGAGTGCCGAGTCCGTCCAACGCCCTAACATCGTTTTGGTGATGACGGATGATCAGGGTTGGGGGCAGACGGGTTACTACAACCACCCGGTACTCAAGACACCTAACTTGGATGCGATGGCAGCGAGCGGTCTTCGCTTTGATCGCTTCTATGCCGGTGCTCCGGTATGCTCTCCGACACGCGCCTGCGTACTGACGGGCAGAGCGAACGATCGCACGGGTGTTCTCAGTCATGGCTACGCGTTGCGACGTCAAGAAATCACGTTGCCTCAGATCCTACGCCAGCACGGCTACACCACGGGGCATTTCGGCAAGTGGCACTTGAATGGATATCGCGGTCCCGGTGCGCCGATTCTGCACAGTGATGACCACAACCCTGGTGAGTTTGGTTTTGACGACTGGCTGTCCGTCACCAATTTTTTTGATCGTGATCCGATCATGAGTCGCAAAGGGAAATTCGAAGAGTTTCAAGGAGACTCGTCTGAGATCGTTGTCAGCGAAGCGTCCAAGTTCATCACGCGGCAAGCTCGATCTGGCAAGCCGTTTTTGGCGGTGCTGTGGTTCGGTTCTCCGCACGATCCGTTCTTGGCCGCGGATGATGACCGTGGAGAGTTTTCCGAGCTTGACCCTCCGTCACAGCATCATTACGGCGAACTGGTCGCGATGGATCGCAGCGTCGGAACGCTGAGGAAAAACTTGCGTGAGTTAGGTATCCAAAAGGAAACATTGGTTTGGTTCTGCAGTGACAATGGTGGGCTGCCAAAGATCAAGCCAGACACCGTCGGCGGTTTGCGAGGGAACAAAGGCACAGTCTACGAAGGCGGCTTGCGGGTCCCCGGGATCATCGAATGGGAAGGCAGGATCGATCCTCGAATCAGCCGCTATCCGGCGAGTGTCTTGGATATCTTGCCCACCGTACTGGAACTGACGCAGACGCCATATCCATATCCTCAACGACCCTTGGATGGTCTCAGCTTGGTGACGGTTTTCGACCAGGAGCCGGCACGCCGTGAAAAGCCGATTCCGTTTCGTCAGGGGGGCAAAGCGGCTTGGGTGGACAATCGGTACAAACTGCTCACCACGAAAATGGATTCAGGCAAATACGAGTTGTATGATCTGGAGTCAGACCCCAATGAGACAAAGGACCTGTTCTCGGATCGCTCGGATTTGGCCGGCGATATGGTGCACGCCTTCACTCAATGGAGCGAAGGTGTGGATGCCAGCGTGAGCGGTCGTGACTATCCCTCTGGAAAGGTCGACGCAGGTGAGCCTGAGCCTCGATTTTGGACGCAGACCGAGGAGTATCAGCCCTATTTGGAGCAGTGGGCCGATCGTTGGGAATACAAGTCTCGTCTGAAGCCAAAAGCGAACCCCAAAAAATCGGCAAAGGGGGCGGCCGCCAAATAG
- a CDS encoding DUF2786 domain-containing protein, which translates to MQNMVEMEFCWDDGGRASCGFVGLTGDCVARSIAIATGLVYRDVYRDLGQAAEKSPRDGVRIDIADRFLSGHGWRRHRVAGSYLPWCDLPSGVVILHVGSPNHRSTHMCTVVDHTIRDTWNPSDDSDIEIMDYWSPDPNIAVTIRRDVQSVSGVNAGIDGATDETLTQSQFDKILKRLVALDKTAQNDASTEGEKRNALRMMQTLMLRHNLTRQDIHEDDNVDSVQFTRIACPVNGSRACNWEKDLASYVTHEIFPTVQWYFDRKGHRTWFWFFGPKDDVQNSIALFRELLVTIATAAHLQYGGYARGSGASYAEGYVRGLPKSGDQQAEGVDQVGNAIVSEQALIHVRTLAIQNASSQWLDMECGMRLVTVRGSGRYKHDPDAADRGKQHGSQHELPQGGKRQLRIGN; encoded by the coding sequence ATGCAGAACATGGTGGAAATGGAATTCTGTTGGGACGATGGCGGTCGTGCCTCTTGTGGGTTCGTCGGGCTTACGGGCGACTGTGTGGCACGGTCGATCGCTATCGCGACGGGCTTGGTTTATCGAGATGTCTATCGTGATCTCGGGCAGGCTGCGGAGAAATCGCCCAGGGACGGCGTGCGGATTGATATCGCCGATCGTTTTCTCAGTGGTCATGGATGGCGTCGCCACCGAGTTGCCGGCAGCTACCTGCCATGGTGTGACTTGCCGTCGGGCGTCGTCATCTTGCACGTGGGTTCGCCCAATCATCGATCCACTCACATGTGCACCGTCGTCGATCACACGATCCGTGACACTTGGAATCCCAGTGACGATTCCGACATCGAGATCATGGACTACTGGAGCCCGGATCCAAACATCGCGGTCACGATTCGACGAGACGTTCAAAGTGTTTCTGGTGTCAATGCGGGCATCGATGGTGCCACGGACGAGACGCTGACTCAGTCGCAATTCGACAAAATTCTGAAGCGATTGGTTGCCCTGGACAAAACGGCTCAGAACGATGCAAGCACCGAAGGCGAAAAGCGAAACGCCTTGCGGATGATGCAGACTCTGATGCTTCGTCACAACTTGACCCGTCAGGACATTCATGAGGATGACAATGTCGATTCGGTTCAGTTCACGCGGATTGCGTGCCCTGTCAATGGGAGCCGGGCGTGCAACTGGGAGAAAGACTTGGCGTCCTACGTGACGCACGAGATTTTTCCGACGGTACAGTGGTACTTTGACCGCAAGGGTCACCGGACTTGGTTTTGGTTCTTTGGTCCCAAAGACGATGTGCAGAACAGCATTGCATTGTTTCGTGAATTGTTAGTGACGATCGCAACGGCCGCTCACTTGCAGTACGGAGGCTATGCTCGAGGGAGCGGTGCATCGTACGCGGAGGGCTACGTCAGGGGATTGCCCAAGTCGGGCGATCAGCAAGCCGAAGGTGTCGACCAAGTTGGCAACGCCATCGTTAGCGAGCAAGCGTTGATTCACGTTCGGACTCTGGCGATCCAAAACGCATCATCGCAGTGGTTGGACATGGAATGTGGGATGCGGTTGGTCACCGTGCGCGGCAGTGGGCGTTACAAACATGATCCAGACGCTGCGGACCGCGGCAAGCAGCACGGTTCGCAGCATGAATTGCCCCAGGGCGGCAAACGTCAGTTGCGAATCGGCAACTGA
- a CDS encoding ABC transporter permease: protein MYLFENPVLQRELLVNLRTKRAFFLLAIYQILLAAVVLIAWPTDERLDLSSSPPSATKLVNLFFLGQYVIASLMAPSFAAGTITGEKERKTYEMLLASPLRPGAIVLGKMIASLTHIGMLIVGSLPIIVLCLPLGGVSVYEVLAAYLGLIVSVILFGAIGVLSSSYFTRTASSLVVSYLAILPLVMLAVLFWNSLSADGDLRLKLAVLVFPAFGLSGVILMGAAAAGRMLYPPDVGSEGKEVIDLEKEAEEAVGLVIQPDQFPDRLFAPPKKQELMPDGANPVYDKEIHSEIFSQGTLMLRLVIQISMVLAIPLMGVFLFFRAEQAPWFSVYVIVFNMLVGPVFLASSMTSERERQTLDLLLTTTLTPTQILWGKFVVGFRVSAVLTGFLLWPLLLGSALNHMFWTNLAAVAAMFAIVLMVCLVNAVVALTCSLFQRKTSIALLTTYAVLLFLYVVPVALSTLAKTLDFTEPTSEMLGWTGVASPFAALFSLPLDTNLVKDNPAVNQGNLPIVLGYFAFSATLLVLSAIAMVLRLRSRRGLSDD, encoded by the coding sequence ATGTATCTCTTTGAAAATCCCGTTCTGCAACGCGAGCTGCTGGTCAACTTACGCACCAAGCGTGCTTTCTTTTTGTTGGCGATCTACCAAATCCTGCTTGCCGCCGTCGTCTTGATCGCGTGGCCGACCGACGAACGACTGGACTTGTCCAGCAGCCCGCCCTCGGCAACCAAACTGGTCAACCTGTTCTTTCTCGGCCAGTACGTGATCGCGTCACTGATGGCCCCCAGCTTTGCCGCCGGGACGATCACGGGCGAAAAAGAACGCAAGACTTATGAGATGTTGTTGGCCAGTCCGTTGCGGCCTGGAGCGATCGTGCTGGGCAAGATGATTGCTTCTCTGACACACATCGGCATGCTGATCGTCGGGTCGCTGCCGATCATCGTGCTCTGCCTGCCGCTGGGCGGCGTCAGTGTTTATGAGGTCTTGGCCGCGTATCTGGGATTGATCGTGTCGGTGATCCTGTTCGGCGCGATCGGTGTGCTTTCCAGCAGCTATTTCACACGCACCGCCAGTTCGCTTGTGGTGAGTTACCTGGCGATCTTGCCGCTGGTGATGCTGGCTGTTTTGTTTTGGAACTCACTCTCGGCCGACGGAGACTTGCGGTTGAAACTTGCCGTGCTTGTTTTTCCAGCGTTCGGACTTTCAGGTGTGATCCTGATGGGGGCCGCAGCCGCCGGGCGAATGTTGTATCCACCGGATGTGGGCAGCGAAGGCAAGGAAGTGATCGATTTGGAGAAAGAAGCCGAGGAGGCAGTCGGCTTGGTGATCCAGCCGGATCAGTTCCCCGATCGCTTGTTCGCGCCTCCGAAGAAGCAAGAATTGATGCCAGACGGTGCCAACCCGGTCTACGACAAAGAAATCCATAGCGAGATCTTTAGCCAAGGAACGTTGATGCTGCGGCTGGTCATTCAGATCAGCATGGTGCTCGCAATTCCCCTGATGGGCGTTTTTCTGTTTTTCCGTGCCGAGCAAGCACCTTGGTTTTCCGTCTACGTGATCGTTTTCAACATGTTGGTCGGTCCGGTGTTCTTGGCCAGCAGTATGACGAGCGAACGCGAGCGACAAACACTCGACCTGTTGCTGACCACCACTCTGACGCCGACGCAGATTTTGTGGGGCAAGTTCGTTGTGGGGTTCCGAGTTTCCGCCGTGCTGACAGGGTTCCTGTTGTGGCCGCTGCTGCTGGGCAGCGCACTGAATCACATGTTTTGGACCAATCTGGCGGCTGTCGCGGCGATGTTTGCGATCGTGCTGATGGTCTGCTTGGTCAATGCGGTCGTTGCCTTGACCTGCTCGCTGTTTCAACGCAAGACATCGATCGCCTTGTTGACGACGTACGCGGTGCTGCTGTTTCTGTACGTCGTCCCCGTGGCATTGAGCACACTGGCCAAGACACTTGATTTCACTGAGCCCACTTCCGAGATGCTCGGCTGGACCGGCGTTGCCAGTCCGTTCGCCGCGTTGTTCTCATTGCCCTTGGACACGAATCTGGTCAAAGACAACCCGGCGGTCAACCAAGGCAATCTCCCCATCGTCCTGGGCTACTTTGCGTTTAGCGCAACCCTGCTGGTTCTATCGGCCATCGCCATGGTGTTGCGATTGAGAAGCCGACGAGGACTTTCGGACGACTGA
- the epmB gene encoding EF-P beta-lysylation protein EpmB, whose protein sequence is MNLPVHQSSSNALAAGAPRSLAAGAPRSLAAGALSHGDNSLPSPPGESVSWQTAMKRAIRTAGELQRYVGLREDDLPSGCEAFPTFVPLELARRIRPGDPDDPILRQVLPVSQEMAPAAGFVSDPVGDLPALAAQGILHKYDGRALIITTGACAVHCRYCFRREFPYSDAGSRALSWQPSLQYLTEHEDITEVLLSGGDPLTLQDDALFGLIGEIESIHHVQRLRIHTRLPIAIPQRITPPLVERLRDSRLTVWTVIHSNHPAELDEAVFAATDRLIDGGIPVLNQSVLLAGVNDDAETLESLSRRLIDHRIQPYYLHQLDQVRGASHFWVPPDMGIRLIEHLRSVLPGYAVPTFVAEHKGQPSKTPLTRQSLDSIRETARP, encoded by the coding sequence ATGAATTTGCCCGTCCACCAAAGTTCGTCCAACGCCCTCGCCGCCGGGGCACCGCGCTCACTCGCCGCCGGGGCACCGCGCTCACTCGCCGCCGGAGCGCTCTCGCACGGTGATAATTCGCTCCCGTCGCCACCGGGCGAATCGGTTTCTTGGCAAACCGCGATGAAACGCGCCATTCGTACTGCCGGCGAATTGCAACGCTATGTCGGCTTGAGGGAGGATGATCTGCCGTCAGGCTGCGAAGCATTTCCGACCTTTGTGCCGTTGGAACTGGCCAGGCGAATCCGCCCCGGTGATCCCGACGACCCCATCCTTCGTCAGGTCTTGCCGGTGTCACAGGAAATGGCCCCAGCGGCAGGTTTCGTCAGTGACCCCGTCGGCGACCTGCCAGCCTTGGCCGCCCAAGGCATCCTACACAAGTACGACGGCCGGGCTCTTATCATCACGACCGGAGCGTGTGCGGTTCACTGCCGTTACTGTTTTCGACGCGAATTCCCTTACTCTGACGCCGGGTCGCGTGCTCTGAGCTGGCAACCCTCATTGCAGTACCTGACAGAGCACGAGGACATCACGGAAGTCCTGCTCAGTGGCGGCGACCCGCTGACACTGCAGGACGACGCTCTGTTTGGTTTGATCGGGGAAATCGAGTCGATCCATCATGTCCAACGTCTGCGGATCCATACGCGACTACCCATCGCCATTCCCCAACGCATCACGCCGCCGCTCGTCGAACGTTTGCGTGACAGCCGACTGACGGTCTGGACCGTGATTCACAGCAACCATCCCGCCGAGTTGGACGAAGCGGTTTTCGCCGCCACCGACCGTTTGATCGATGGCGGCATTCCGGTACTGAACCAGTCCGTGCTGTTGGCCGGTGTCAATGACGATGCGGAGACCCTGGAATCCTTGTCGCGTCGACTGATCGACCATCGGATCCAGCCGTATTACTTGCACCAGTTGGACCAAGTCCGTGGGGCCAGTCATTTTTGGGTGCCGCCGGACATGGGAATTCGGTTGATCGAGCATCTCAGAAGCGTCCTGCCCGGCTACGCTGTGCCGACTTTTGTCGCCGAACACAAAGGCCAGCCTTCGAAAACACCGCTGACGCGCCAGTCGCTAGACTCTATACGCGAGACCGCTCGCCCCTGA
- the efp gene encoding elongation factor P yields the protein MATYNTSDFRKGLKVQIDGEPYLMSEMQFVKPGKGNALYKCKLKNLIRGTTLDRTYKGGDSLESADVETTDVSFLYRQGEDYVFMHQETFEQYEVPEKIAGDIWKYLKDGMICSMTLYNGNAIIVEPPTMVELEITECAPGTKGDTATNVTKPAIVETGAEFIVPGFIKPGNVIKIDTRTGEYSERVSN from the coding sequence ATGGCAACTTACAACACCAGCGATTTCCGAAAAGGCCTGAAGGTTCAAATTGATGGCGAACCATACCTGATGTCGGAGATGCAGTTCGTCAAACCCGGCAAGGGTAACGCGCTGTACAAGTGCAAGCTCAAGAACCTGATCCGCGGCACGACATTGGACCGAACCTACAAGGGTGGCGATTCGCTGGAATCAGCTGACGTCGAGACCACCGACGTGTCGTTCCTGTATCGTCAAGGCGAAGACTACGTGTTCATGCATCAAGAAACCTTTGAGCAGTACGAAGTCCCTGAAAAGATCGCCGGCGACATCTGGAAATACCTCAAGGACGGGATGATCTGCTCGATGACGTTGTACAACGGCAACGCCATCATCGTCGAACCGCCCACCATGGTCGAGCTGGAAATCACCGAATGCGCCCCCGGCACCAAAGGCGACACGGCGACCAATGTGACCAAGCCCGCGATCGTCGAAACGGGGGCTGAGTTCATTGTCCCCGGTTTCATCAAACCCGGTAACGTGATCAAGATCGACACGCGAACGGGCGAGTACAGCGAACGCGTCAGCAACTGA
- the mgtE gene encoding magnesium transporter, whose product MVNTLFLPELREMLAENNRAELEEFCVTLNPGRTAEFMEGLSNDEAWQVLQFAEADRRAEIFSYFEEDRQLELLELQSAKQVAKLVEEIPPDDRIDLIQQLGDERVAEIMPLLPIEDRRNIQRLGCYEDESAGGLMTTDVAMLTESLTVRQALDELAKQASDLETIYYLYVVDNDRSLRGIVSTRQLISSLNHPERTLGEMMESDVVVALVTEDQESVAEKVERYNLLAIPVVDSRHKLLGIITHDDVIDVLREEYTEDAQRIAAVAPLEENYLQIALFTLSWKRGLWLTILFFAAILTAVALEHYHQETEKYGWLVAFIPLIISAGGNSGSQSATLVITAMTSGQLALKDWRTVMRREVIVSLMLGGFLALIGFIVATLLAPSLYASLVIPLTLLAVIMVGCFFGALLPMMFQRLGLDPAMMSNPFVAGIVDILGIVIYINIARLMLG is encoded by the coding sequence ATGGTCAACACGCTCTTTTTGCCTGAACTTCGCGAGATGCTGGCCGAGAACAATCGGGCCGAGCTGGAGGAGTTCTGCGTCACGCTCAACCCGGGACGCACGGCGGAGTTCATGGAAGGGCTCAGCAATGACGAAGCGTGGCAGGTGCTGCAGTTCGCTGAAGCGGATCGTCGCGCGGAGATCTTTAGCTATTTCGAGGAAGACCGGCAGCTTGAGTTGCTGGAACTCCAGTCGGCCAAACAGGTCGCCAAACTTGTTGAGGAAATCCCTCCCGACGACCGCATCGACCTGATTCAACAACTCGGCGACGAGCGTGTCGCCGAGATCATGCCGCTGCTGCCGATCGAGGACCGTCGCAACATCCAACGACTGGGTTGCTACGAAGACGAATCGGCCGGGGGTCTGATGACGACCGACGTGGCCATGTTGACCGAGTCCCTGACGGTGCGTCAGGCGCTCGACGAATTGGCCAAACAAGCGAGTGACTTGGAGACGATTTATTACCTCTACGTTGTCGACAACGACCGCTCGCTGCGAGGAATCGTATCTACCAGACAGTTGATTTCATCGCTCAATCATCCCGAGCGGACACTCGGCGAGATGATGGAATCGGATGTCGTCGTCGCATTGGTCACGGAAGACCAGGAGTCGGTTGCAGAGAAAGTCGAGCGATACAATCTGTTGGCGATTCCTGTCGTCGACTCTCGCCACAAGTTGCTGGGAATCATCACTCACGACGATGTGATCGATGTCCTCCGTGAGGAATACACGGAAGACGCCCAGCGGATCGCGGCGGTCGCACCACTGGAAGAAAACTATCTGCAGATCGCCCTGTTCACACTTTCGTGGAAACGCGGACTTTGGCTGACGATTCTATTCTTTGCCGCCATCTTGACCGCCGTCGCGTTGGAGCATTACCACCAAGAGACTGAGAAGTACGGTTGGCTGGTTGCCTTCATTCCGCTGATCATCAGCGCAGGCGGCAACTCGGGCAGCCAGAGTGCGACCCTCGTCATCACCGCCATGACCAGCGGTCAGCTTGCCCTGAAAGACTGGCGAACCGTGATGCGACGCGAAGTCATCGTGTCGCTGATGCTGGGAGGATTTCTGGCGTTGATCGGATTCATCGTTGCCACGTTGTTGGCACCGAGTCTGTACGCATCGCTGGTGATCCCGCTGACGCTGCTCGCGGTGATCATGGTCGGCTGCTTCTTTGGCGCATTGCTGCCGATGATGTTTCAGCGTCTGGGGCTCGATCCGGCGATGATGAGCAATCCGTTCGTGGCTGGAATCGTCGATATTCTCGGCATCGTGATCTACATCAACATCGCTCGTCTGATGCTCGGGTAG